The nucleotide sequence TTCAACTAAAGGTTATGGATTCATCACAAGAGACAATGGTGGGGATGTATTTGTACATTACTCAGCAATCAAAACTGATGGGTTCAAAACTCTTGAAGAAGGACAAAAAGTTGAATTTGAGGTAGTTCAAGGAGAAAAAGGACCTCAAGCTACTAATGTTACTAAACTATAAGGTTTCCTAACATTGTAGCAGTTAAGCCCCTGTTTAGGGGCTTTTTTGATTTTTAAATTTAAAATGATTAA is from Caloranaerobacter sp. TR13 and encodes:
- a CDS encoding cold-shock protein, which encodes MEKGTVKWFNSTKGYGFITRDNGGDVFVHYSAIKTDGFKTLEEGQKVEFEVVQGEKGPQATNVTKL